Proteins encoded by one window of Rutidosis leptorrhynchoides isolate AG116_Rl617_1_P2 chromosome 7, CSIRO_AGI_Rlap_v1, whole genome shotgun sequence:
- the LOC139858272 gene encoding transcription factor TGA7-like, whose product MQHVKMAPTPILAPTSTHFSTSRRMETHNPVHQSSMWDHNAFEGYISPNMSHLLTTHLDTRITNINAENSNSQESLESPRDSETSISNKLQRRLAQNREAARKSRLKRKAYVQELELGSLKLAKLEHEIERTREQAVYMDLSNTIHGLLPCNINSEIVEFEKKYELWVVEQQKKESELVSILQRDISDVELRVYVEGMVNHYQHLFRVKVDAAKADAFNLLYGSWRSPVEQLFQWIGGFRPSQILYILMPWFEPLTDPQVVNLLRLRHTCRQAEDALSQGIDKLEQTLAQSVAQYITEGRKYDIHIKSMIEGLEALENFSNQADHLRHRTLEQMSRILTTRQAARGFLALGEYFQRLRVLNSLWSARPRGIISS is encoded by the exons ATGCAACATGTTAAAATGGCCCCAACACCGATACTGGCACCAACTTCAACCCATTTTTCGACATCAAGAAGGATGGAAACGCACAATCCAGTGCACCAATCTAGTATGTGGGATCATAATGCATTCGAAGGTTATATTAGTCCTAACATGAGCCATTTGCTAACCACTCATCTCGACACAAGGATAACCAATATTAAT GCCGAGAATAGTAACTCTCAAGAATCATTGGAATCTCCACGAGATTCGGAAACAAGTATATCAAATAAG TTGCAACGAAGATTAGCACAAAATCGTGAAGCTGCACGAAAAAGTCGTCTCAAGAGAAAG GCCTATGTTCAAGAACTTGAATTGGGGAGTCTAAAGTTGGCAAAACTGGAGCATGAAATCGAGAGAACCCGAGAACAG GCTGTATACATGGATTTATCGAATACAATTCACGGTCTATTACCCTGTAATATCAACTCGG AAATTGTTGAATTTGAGAAGAAATATGAATTGTGGGTTGTTGAACAACAAAAAAAGGAATCTGAACTTGTGAGTATTCTACAAAGGGATATAAGTGATGTGGAGCTGCGTGTATATGTAGAGGGTATGGTAAACCATTACCAACATCTTTTTCGGGTGAAAGTGGATGCTGCAAAAGCTGACGCCTTTAATTTGTTATATGGGTCTTGGAGATCTCCCGTTGAGCAGTTGTTTCAATGGATAGGTGGATTTCGACCGTCACAAATCCTATAT ATACTTATGCCATGGTTTGAGCCTTTAACTGATCCACAAGTTGTGAACTTATTGAGGTTGAGACACACTTGTCGTCAAGCAGAAGATGCATTGTCTCAAGGAATCGATAAACTTGAACAAACGTTGGCTCAAAGTGTTGCTCAATATATAACGGAAGGTAGAAAGTATGACATACATATCAAGTCTATGATTGAGGGGCTCGAAGCGCTAGAAAACTTCTCAAACCAG GCAGACCACCTTCGACATCGGACACTGGAACAAATGTCACGGATCTTGACAACACGACAAGCAGCAAGGGGGTTTCTAGCATTGGGCGAGTACTTCCAACGTCTTCGTGTGCTAAATTCACTTTGGTCAGCTCGCCCTCGTGGTATAATTAGTAGCTAA